The genomic DNA CGGCGGCCCTGACGGGGTGGCGGTGCGGCCAGCGGACCTCGTCGAGGGCGGCCAGCACCTCGGGGTCGTCGACCCCGGTGGCGGCGACGTGGCCGGCCAGCCAGTCGAGGAAGGCGGCCGTCGACGGGTTGGGCCGGTCGAAGGCCCACGGCCCCGACCGGGCCATGCGGCTGTGCGAGCGGGGGTGCTGGCGGTAGCGGTCGAACCCGTCGCCCATCACGAACACCGGCTCGGCCAGGCACACCTTGCATACGAAGACCTGGTCCTCGAACATCCCGCGGAAGCGGTCCTCGAACCCGCCGGCCCGGTCGCACGCCTCCCGGCGCACGAGGAGGCCGCAGGTGCCCGGCGTCTGGGCCTCGAGCCGCAGGAAGAGGGGCACGAGGGCCGGCGGGGCGACCAGCGTGTCCGGCGGGACGCCGAGGCGCCGGGGCACGTCGCGGTCGTCCTCGGGCCGGCCCGTCCAGCTGTACCAGTGGACGGTCGGGCCGTAGGCCATGGCCGCCGAGGGGTGGGCGTCGAGCGCGGCGACCTGGGCCTCCAGCTTGCGGGGCAGGTACACGTCGTCGGCGTCGAGGAAGGCGAGCAGGTCGCCCCCGGACTCGGCGATCCCCCGGTTGCGGGACGCGCTCATGCCGAGGTTGGCGTGGCCAGGGTGGTCGACGTAGCGGACGCGGCCGGGGTGGCGCTCGGCGAAGGCGACGGCGAGGTCGGTGCTGCGGTCGGTGGAGCCGTCGTCGACCAGCACCAGCTCCCACCGCCGGTAGGTCTGGGCGAGGACGCTGGCGACCGCCTCCTCGAGGAACCGCTCCTCGTCGCGGAAGATCGTCACCACCGACACGAGCGGAGCGCTCACGCCGCCGCCCCCCGCCGCCGCTCGGCCCGCCGCCAGCGGAACGCGCCGACGAAGGTCGCGGCCACGAACACCGGGTCGCCGAGCGCCCGGCGGCCCTCGTGGCGCACCCGGGCGGGGAAGGCCCGCATCCGGCGGCCGACGTCCCGGACCATGCGCCTGGCCATGTGGGTGTCCCGCAGGCTGAGGTGCTTGGCGTAGAAGGCGCCGTGGGACAGGCCGTAGCCCCACCGCAGGGGCAGGTAGTCCTCGGGCGCCCGCCAGGCCCGGTGGCGGACGACGGCCTCGGGCACGTAGTCGACCCGGTAGCCGGCGTCGAGGAACCGGAAGCCGAGGTCGGCGTCCTCGGCGCCCGGGAACGGCGTGCCCGGGCCGAGCCGGGGGTCGAAGCCGCCCACCTCGGCCAGAGCGGCGCGGGACATGGCCATGTTCATGGGCTTCAGCACGTCGAAGCCGACCCGGCCGGTGTAGGACGCCGGGCGGGCCTCGTCCTTCAGCGCCGGCGCGAACCCGCCGGCCTGCTCGGGCGCCGTCGCCGCCACCCGCCCGGTGACGACCACCCGGTCGCCGGCCCGGTCCCAGGCGCCGGCCAGGAACGCCACCCAGTCGGGGTCGACGAGGACGTCGTCGTGGGTGAACAGCAGGAGGTCGTGGCTGGCGACCGAGGCGCCGAGGTTGTTGGCCCGGCTGAGGCCCACCTCGGTGGTGTGGACGTAGTGGACCCGCGCATCGGCCGCCATGGCCGGGTCCGGCTCCCGGCTCTGGTCGACGACGACCACCTCGTCGGGGCGGACGCGGTTGGCGAGGATCGACCCGACGACGGCGGCCAGCATCTCCGGCCGGTCGCGGGTGGCGACGATCACCGACACGGGCGGGAGGCCGACCTCGGACGCCGTCGTCACCGGCCCACCTCCGGGAACAGCCGCCCGCACCCGTCGGCCAGGGTGGCGAGGTAGGGCAGGTTCGGATTGCCGGCCCGGGCGCCGGCCGGCGCCTCGCCGCCGTCGCGCTGCTGGTCCGACCGGCGGACGCACAGCTCCACCCAGGCGGCGACGAGCAGGACCGGGGCCAGGCCGGCGGGCACGCCGACGGCCCGGCGGTGGCGGTCGAGGGCGTCGCGGGCCGCGGCCGTCGCCGGGGCGCGGGCGCCGGCGTCGGGGTCGAGGAACAGCGCGGCGAGCGCCGCCTGCCGGTCCCGCTCGGTGCGGGCGCCGGTCGCCAGCTCGTGCCAGTGGGTGGCGAACCGGTCCAGGTCGCACAGCGGCAGGCCGGGCCGGGCGCCCTCCCAGTCGAGGACGCGCAGGCGGTCGCGGTCGCGCACGAGGTTCCACACCGTGTAGTCGCCGTGCTGCCAGACGACCGGCAGCGGCGCGCCGTCGAGCGCGGCGGCCCTCGCCGCCGTCGCCGCGAACAGCCGGTCCTCGGCCGCCGTCGTCCCGAACCGCTCGGCGAAGCGGGCCACCGGCCCGTCCAGCCACGTGCGCCTGGCGTCGGCGTCCCACCGGCCGTCGGCGACCCTCGCGTCGACGTGGAGCCGCTCGATCCAGGCGGCCGCCGCCGTGAGGTCCTCGACCCGGCGGGCCAGCGGGCGGCCCCACCGGCCCGAGGAGCGCGCCATCGTGCGGCCCG from Acidimicrobiales bacterium includes the following:
- a CDS encoding glycosyltransferase family A protein, which produces MSAPLVSVVTIFRDEERFLEEAVASVLAQTYRRWELVLVDDGSTDRSTDLAVAFAERHPGRVRYVDHPGHANLGMSASRNRGIAESGGDLLAFLDADDVYLPRKLEAQVAALDAHPSAAMAYGPTVHWYSWTGRPEDDRDVPRRLGVPPDTLVAPPALVPLFLRLEAQTPGTCGLLVRREACDRAGGFEDRFRGMFEDQVFVCKVCLAEPVFVMGDGFDRYRQHPRSHSRMARSGPWAFDRPNPSTAAFLDWLAGHVAATGVDDPEVLAALDEVRWPHRHPVRAAGRDVVRRAMALARRP
- a CDS encoding glycosyltransferase — protein: MTTASEVGLPPVSVIVATRDRPEMLAAVVGSILANRVRPDEVVVVDQSREPDPAMAADARVHYVHTTEVGLSRANNLGASVASHDLLLFTHDDVLVDPDWVAFLAGAWDRAGDRVVVTGRVAATAPEQAGGFAPALKDEARPASYTGRVGFDVLKPMNMAMSRAALAEVGGFDPRLGPGTPFPGAEDADLGFRFLDAGYRVDYVPEAVVRHRAWRAPEDYLPLRWGYGLSHGAFYAKHLSLRDTHMARRMVRDVGRRMRAFPARVRHEGRRALGDPVFVAATFVGAFRWRRAERRRGAAA
- a CDS encoding phosphotransferase, which encodes AAGLAPAGRFAVRPGLDRPELYLPVDEPGPFRWYASSVYVAARPVQRLGEAAVRAVTGLDGRRLAAIAPFHAVVAVQGERPGPAVAERAAGAIGPVALVNHGGNRVVLFAFEGAAPATVVKVPEQPAFAARTVREQEVMREVRAALGPAGDAVPEPAGLADVGLGVPAAVEAGAPGRTMARSSGRWGRPLARRVEDLTAAAAWIERLHVDARVADGRWDADARRTWLDGPVARFAERFGTTAAEDRLFAATAARAAALDGAPLPVVWQHGDYTVWNLVRDRDRLRVLDWEGARPGLPLCDLDRFATHWHELATGARTERDRQAALAALFLDPDAGARAPATAAARDALDRHRRAVGVPAGLAPVLLVAAWVELCVRRSDQQRDGGEAPAGARAGNPNLPYLATLADGCGRLFPEVGR